The Pseudomonadota bacterium DNA segment GCGCGCGAACGCAGCGAGCCCGGCGATCTCGGAGGTGTTCACCCCGGCGAGCAGCACCGTGTTGATCTTCACGGGCATCCCGGCCGCGAGCGCCGCGTCGATCCCGGCCACGACCGCCGCCACGTCGCCGCCGCGCGTCACCGCCGCGAACGTCTCGGGCGACAGGCTGTCGAGCGACACGTTGACGCGCCTGACCCCGGCCTCGGCGAGCGGGCGCGCCAGCTCCGCGAGCAGCGTGCCGTTTGTCGTGAGCGCGAGCGTGGCGAGCCCCGGCGTCGCGGCGAGCTCGCGGAGGAGCCAGAGGATCCCGCGCCGGACGAGCGGCTCGCCGCCCGTGATCCGCACCTTCGTCACGCCGAGCGCGATCGCGGCCCGCGCGACCTCCGCGAGCTCCTCGAGGGACAGGATCAGCGCGTGGTCGATCTTGCGGACGCCCTCCGCGGGCATGCAGTAGGTGCACCGCAGGTTGCACAGATCGGTGACCGAGAGCCGGAGGTAGTCGATCCGGCGGCCGTGCGGGTCGGCCGTCACCACGACCTCCCCCAGACGACGACGTCGACCGCCGCGCCGCGCTCGAGGAGCGCCTTCTCGCGCGGGGCGTGGATGA contains these protein-coding regions:
- the moaA gene encoding GTP 3',8-cyclase MoaA codes for the protein MTADPHGRRIDYLRLSVTDLCNLRCTYCMPAEGVRKIDHALILSLEELAEVARAAIALGVTKVRITGGEPLVRRGILWLLRELAATPGLATLALTTNGTLLAELARPLAEAGVRRVNVSLDSLSPETFAAVTRGGDVAAVVAGIDAALAAGMPVKINTVLLAGVNTSEIAGLAAFARGRGAGLRFIELMPFERTAESFSEADALEALRAGGDEVAPLPQEPGEPHVRRFAHRGAVVGFISPITRPFCGACNKIRLTPDGALKPCLASDVSVDVRATLRRPHVAADVERAVAEAIRRKPETAPWSARREMWKVGG